TGAAAGCGTACAACCCCAAGCAGTGCAATTTTTTAATCAACTAGGTCAAAGCAAACCTATTTATGAAGCTTTTAAAGCCCTCAAAGCCAGCCCTGAATGGTCAAAACTCGAACCCGCGCAACAACGCATCGTAGAGAGTGCGATTCGTGAAGCCGAATTGTCGGGAGTAGGACTAGCAGAAGATAAGCGCGATCGCTTTAATGAGATTCAATTAGAATTAGCCGAATTATCGACTAAATTTTCTAACCACGTGTTAGACGCGACTAAAGCGTTTAAACTCAAGCTAACCCTCAGAGAAGAAATAGCCGGTTTACCCCCGAGTTTATTGAGTCTAGCCGCTCAAACCGCCCGTTCCGAAGGCGAATCAGCAGCAACACCGGAAAATGGTCCCTGGCTAATTACCCTAGACTATCCCAGCTATATACCATTTTTAAAATATGCAGACAACTCAGAGCTACGAGCTAAAGTTTATAAAGCCTTTATCTCTCGTGCTTCCGAAGGAGAGTTAGATAATAACCCCATTGTGGATCGTATACTCGAACTACGACAAGAAAAAGCCCAACTGTTAGGATTTACTACCTACGCCGAATTGAGTTTAGCCCGAAAAATGGCCCCTGACGTAGAAGCAGTAGAAAGACTCCTAGAAGAGTTGCGCCAAGTTAGCTACCCCGCAGCGTTGAAAGAATTGGAGGAATTAAAAACTTTCGCCCAAACAGAAGCCTTAAAACCCTGGGATGTGAGTTATTGGGCAGAAAAACAACGAGAAGCTCAATTCGCCTTCACAGAAGAAGAGTTACGCCCCTATTTTCCCTTACCTCAAGTTTTAAACGGCTTATTTGAGTTAGCCCAACGTCTGTTTAGCATAACTATTACCCCAGCCGATGGAGAAGCCCCCATTTGGCACCCAGATATCCGCTATTTCCGCATTAGCGACCCAACGGGAGAGGCGATCGCCTATTTCTATCTAGACCCCTACAGTCGTCCCGCCGAAAAAAGAGGAGGCGCCTGGATGGCAGAATGCGTCAATCGCAGTAAAATTCAAGAAAATGGCAAGTCTACCACGCGTCTACCCGTAGCTTATTTGATCTGTAACCAGAGTCCTCCGGTAGATAATCAGCCCAGTTTAATGACGTTTAACGACGTAGCGACTCTATTTCACGAATTTGGTCACGGTTTACAGCATATGCTTACCCGTATCGACTATCCTGGAGCCGCG
This portion of the Gloeocapsa sp. PCC 73106 genome encodes:
- a CDS encoding M3 family metallopeptidase, which translates into the protein MTQVISNNPLLLGKGLPPFAEIKTEQIIPGISTLLAELKTELEQLEATVTPTWQGLVEPLTAIEERLSWTWGIISHLMGVKNSDELRTAYESVQPQAVQFFNQLGQSKPIYEAFKALKASPEWSKLEPAQQRIVESAIREAELSGVGLAEDKRDRFNEIQLELAELSTKFSNHVLDATKAFKLKLTLREEIAGLPPSLLSLAAQTARSEGESAATPENGPWLITLDYPSYIPFLKYADNSELRAKVYKAFISRASEGELDNNPIVDRILELRQEKAQLLGFTTYAELSLARKMAPDVEAVERLLEELRQVSYPAALKELEELKTFAQTEALKPWDVSYWAEKQREAQFAFTEEELRPYFPLPQVLNGLFELAQRLFSITITPADGEAPIWHPDIRYFRISDPTGEAIAYFYLDPYSRPAEKRGGAWMAECVNRSKIQENGKSTTRLPVAYLICNQSPPVDNQPSLMTFNDVATLFHEFGHGLQHMLTRIDYPGAAGINNIEWDAVELPSQFMENWCYHRPTLSGMAKHYQTGELLPEHYYHKLLAARNHLSALGMLRQLHFSLVDIELHHRYQPRGEETVQQVRDRLAKTTTVIPPLPEDAFLCSFGHIFAGGYAAGYYSYKWAEVLSADAFAAFEEAGLDSEEGIKTTGLRFRDTVLALGGSVPPMEVFTSFRGREPKTEPLLRHNGLL